The following are encoded in a window of Geobacter metallireducens GS-15 genomic DNA:
- the yihA gene encoding ribosome biogenesis GTP-binding protein YihA/YsxC, whose protein sequence is MKVSSAEFVTSGTRPAHYPPPELPEVAFAGRSNVGKSSLINVLVNRKGLVRTSSTPGRTQLINFFRVNGSLMLVDLPGYGFAKVPLAVKKEWGPMVETYLSTRPNLSCVVLIVDIRREPTEEDQLMLQWLRAYNVAVLVVVTKCDKVSKNERAKQAAIITRTLGLARDEMAFFSALSKEGRDEVWARIEVMLAAGQEEAEESGE, encoded by the coding sequence GTGAAGGTATCAAGCGCAGAATTCGTCACGAGCGGCACCAGGCCGGCCCATTACCCGCCGCCGGAACTCCCGGAGGTGGCCTTTGCCGGTCGCTCCAATGTCGGAAAATCGTCACTCATCAATGTCCTCGTGAATCGCAAGGGGCTCGTCAGGACCAGTTCCACCCCCGGTCGGACCCAACTCATCAACTTTTTCCGGGTCAACGGGAGCCTCATGCTGGTGGACCTGCCCGGCTACGGGTTCGCGAAGGTACCCCTGGCAGTGAAGAAGGAATGGGGCCCCATGGTGGAGACCTACCTCTCCACTCGCCCCAACCTGAGTTGCGTAGTCCTCATCGTCGACATTCGCCGGGAGCCCACGGAGGAGGATCAGTTGATGCTCCAGTGGCTGCGGGCCTACAACGTCGCCGTCCTTGTGGTGGTGACCAAGTGCGACAAGGTGTCCAAGAATGAGCGGGCCAAGCAGGCGGCGATCATCACCCGTACCTTGGGTCTCGCCCGGGACGAGATGGCCTTTTTCTCCGCCCTCTCCAAGGAGGGGCGCGACGAGGTGTGGGCGCGGATCGAGGTGATGCTGGCCGCTGGCCAGGAGGAGGCGGAGGAGTCGGGTGAGTGA
- the cobU gene encoding bifunctional adenosylcobinamide kinase/adenosylcobinamide-phosphate guanylyltransferase, with translation MAPVIFITGGGRSGKSRLAERISGGFGAPLGYLATGTAGDGEMAERIARHRQRRGDDWTTIEEPLDLAGVLRENDGRFSAILVDCVTLWLTNLLLACDDPARCVARVKELTSLFPQLTTPLVLVSNEVGMGIVPENRLARQFRDLAGEANEMIAAAAGEVYVTFSGLPLRLK, from the coding sequence ATGGCGCCAGTGATTTTCATAACCGGGGGGGGCCGCAGCGGCAAGAGCCGGCTGGCCGAGCGCATCTCGGGGGGGTTCGGCGCCCCCCTGGGCTACCTGGCCACCGGAACCGCCGGCGACGGGGAGATGGCGGAGCGGATTGCCCGCCACCGGCAGCGGCGGGGTGACGACTGGACCACCATCGAAGAGCCGCTTGATCTTGCCGGCGTCCTCCGGGAGAACGACGGCCGCTTCAGCGCCATCCTCGTGGACTGTGTGACCCTCTGGCTCACGAATCTCCTTCTTGCCTGCGACGACCCTGCCCGGTGTGTGGCGCGAGTCAAAGAGCTGACGTCGCTTTTCCCTCAGCTCACGACCCCGCTGGTCCTCGTTTCCAACGAGGTGGGGATGGGGATTGTTCCCGAGAACCGGCTTGCCCGCCAGTTCCGCGACTTGGCCGGAGAGGCCAACGAGATGATCGCCGCCGCGGCCGGCGAGGTTTACGTAACCTTCAGCGGACTGCCGTTGAGATTGAAGTGA
- the cobT gene encoding nicotinate-nucleotide--dimethylbenzimidazole phosphoribosyltransferase has protein sequence MTLLTETLSNIRPVDAGLMAQAQARLDNKTKPIGSLGRLEEFARRTVAISGSLDPSTAKKAIFTFAADHGVVEEGVSAFPKEVTVQMVFNFLKGGAGINVLANHVGADVLVVDMGIDHDFGDTPGLIDRKVARGTRNMAKGPAMTREEAVTALEAGIELACGCKADGVAMAGTGEMGIGNTTAASAIIAAFSGKTVADVTHRGTGINDAALAKKVTIIEQALAVNRPDPKDPIDVLAKVGGLEIAGIAGLVLGCAANRIPVVVDGFISTAGALIACELCPTVKEYIFAAHESVEIGHRFMLERIGAEPILDLHLRLGEGTGAALAMGLIEAGVKILKEMATFAEAGVEKGRDQ, from the coding sequence ATGACCCTGTTGACCGAAACCCTGTCAAATATCCGTCCCGTGGACGCCGGCCTCATGGCCCAGGCCCAGGCGCGGCTCGACAACAAGACCAAGCCCATCGGCTCCCTCGGCCGCCTGGAGGAGTTCGCCCGGCGCACCGTGGCCATTAGCGGGAGCCTGGACCCTTCTACGGCGAAGAAAGCGATCTTCACCTTCGCCGCCGACCACGGGGTGGTGGAGGAGGGGGTTTCCGCCTTCCCGAAGGAAGTGACGGTCCAGATGGTCTTCAATTTCCTCAAGGGGGGAGCCGGGATCAACGTCCTTGCCAACCACGTGGGTGCCGATGTCCTCGTGGTGGACATGGGGATCGACCATGATTTCGGCGACACCCCTGGCCTCATCGACCGCAAGGTGGCCCGCGGTACCCGCAACATGGCGAAGGGGCCGGCCATGACCCGGGAGGAGGCCGTGACGGCCCTGGAAGCGGGGATCGAACTGGCCTGCGGCTGCAAGGCCGACGGAGTTGCCATGGCGGGTACCGGGGAGATGGGAATCGGCAACACGACGGCGGCATCGGCCATCATCGCCGCCTTCTCCGGGAAAACCGTCGCCGACGTGACCCACCGGGGAACCGGCATCAATGACGCCGCACTGGCGAAGAAGGTCACGATCATCGAGCAGGCCCTTGCCGTGAACCGCCCCGACCCGAAGGACCCCATCGACGTCCTTGCCAAGGTGGGGGGGCTGGAGATCGCCGGCATCGCCGGCCTTGTCCTCGGCTGCGCCGCCAATCGGATTCCGGTGGTGGTGGACGGCTTCATCTCCACGGCCGGCGCCCTCATTGCCTGTGAGCTTTGCCCCACGGTGAAGGAGTACATTTTCGCGGCCCACGAGTCGGTGGAGATCGGCCACCGGTTCATGCTGGAGCGGATCGGCGCGGAACCGATCCTCGATCTGCACCTGCGCCTCGGCGAGGGGACCGGAGCGGCTCTGGCCATGGGGCTCATCGAAGCGGGAGTCAAGATTCTGAAAGAAATGGCCACCTTCGCGGAGGCCGGCGTGGAAAAAGGCCGGGACCAGTAA
- a CDS encoding HDOD domain-containing protein encodes MNKELETLIMSAVDLPTIPVVATKVIELIEQEDVTIEKLATAVSSDPAVAARILKLSNSAYYGCQRQINTLSAAIMLLGFKTLKSLVIAASLKQLNRRFGLTEKMLWEHSVGAALAGRVIATQGRFINEETGFLVGLFHDLGKTIMSNRDPQKFQGVMMRCYNEGIPFAEAERSVYPYSHAEVGALVIRKWNFPESLSTAIMHHHQFGSAPITDQYDLFLTATASLANKFCKKLGIGDRDADDDLNLTNAPEAMLLGFTSDTAEKALATFQETFEENKSFFLND; translated from the coding sequence ATGAACAAAGAACTTGAAACCCTCATCATGTCCGCCGTCGACCTTCCCACGATCCCCGTAGTGGCCACCAAGGTCATCGAACTGATCGAGCAGGAAGACGTCACCATCGAAAAACTGGCCACTGCAGTCTCCTCCGACCCGGCTGTGGCTGCCCGCATCCTCAAGCTCTCCAACTCGGCCTACTACGGCTGCCAGCGGCAGATCAACACCCTCTCCGCCGCCATCATGCTCCTGGGCTTCAAGACCCTGAAGAGCCTCGTCATCGCCGCATCGCTCAAGCAGCTCAACAGGCGGTTCGGGCTCACGGAGAAGATGCTCTGGGAACATTCCGTCGGCGCGGCCCTGGCGGGAAGGGTCATTGCCACCCAGGGAAGGTTCATCAACGAGGAAACGGGCTTTCTGGTGGGGCTTTTCCACGACCTTGGCAAAACCATTATGAGTAACCGCGACCCCCAGAAGTTCCAGGGGGTGATGATGCGCTGCTACAACGAAGGAATCCCTTTCGCGGAGGCGGAGCGGAGCGTTTACCCGTACTCCCATGCCGAAGTGGGTGCACTGGTCATCCGGAAGTGGAACTTCCCCGAGTCCCTCTCCACCGCCATCATGCACCACCATCAGTTCGGGAGCGCCCCCATCACCGACCAGTACGACCTCTTCCTCACCGCCACGGCGAGCCTGGCCAACAAGTTCTGCAAGAAACTCGGGATCGGCGACCGGGATGCCGACGACGACCTGAACCTGACCAATGCACCCGAGGCAATGCTCCTCGGCTTCACTTCCGATACAGCGGAAAAGGCATTGGCAACGTTCCAGGAAACCTTCGAGGAGAACAAGAGTTTCTTCCTGAACGATTGA